A window of Fundulus heteroclitus isolate FHET01 chromosome 15, MU-UCD_Fhet_4.1, whole genome shotgun sequence contains these coding sequences:
- the snap91b gene encoding clathrin coat assembly protein AP180 isoform X9 → MSGQTLTDRIAAAQYQLTGSDMARAVCKATTHEVMAPKKKHLEYLVSATNTTNVNIPQMADTLFERSTNASWVVVFKALVTTHHICVHGNERFIQYLASRTSLFNLSNFIDKTGSHGYDMSTFIRRYARYLNEKAFAYRQMAFDFTRVKKGAEGVMRTMTTEKLLKGMPVLQTQIDTLLEFDVHPKELNNGIINAAFLLLFKDLVKLFASYNDGVINLLEKFFKMKKSDCKEALEIYKRFLTRVTKIGEFMKLAETVGVDKNDIPDINYAPSSILESLETHMNGLEDVKGGKKGEGSPTKGSPTNNVSPTSTPAKSSNAVPTLQPPPGDSAAAAAAAPEPAEDSLLDLDPLASTGPSAPSGGTTSWGDLLGSDAFATPAPSTEATAAAEGGAAASSTPVTNSGAESTGGDAPAAAAAAPAAAAPGSELMSVFDGLGDIMKPTVTPQAGDVDTSMANMASNLTMGTAAAPQVAPPSWGAPMAGAPVAGAPMMPMARPGFPAAGVNPGAPMSPGMAQSPRKPAPPRNALDDLNIKDFM, encoded by the exons ACCTGGTGTCAGCCACCAACACCACCAATGTAAACATCCCTCAGATGGCTGACACGCTGTTTGAGCGATCCACCAATGCCAGCTGGGTGGTCGTCTTCAAGGCCCTCGTCACCACTCATCACATATGCGTCCATGGCAACGAG AGGTTCATTCAGTATTTGGCTTCCAGGACCTCCTTGTTCAACCTCAGTAATTTCATTGACAAAACTGGCTCTCATG GCTATGACATGTCTACATTTATCAGGCGGTATGCACGCTACCTGAATGAGAAGGCCTTCGCTTACCGCCAAATGGCTTTTGACTTCACCAGGGTCAAGAAAGG TGCTGAGGGAGTGATGAGAACCATGACCACTGAGAAGCTGCTGAAAGGCATGCCTGTTCTGCAGACTCAGATTGACACACTCCTGGAGTTTGAT GTTCATCCGAAGGAGCTGAACAATGGGATCATCAATGCTGCCTTCTTGCTTCTTTTCAAAGATCTGGTGAAGCTGTTTGCATCCTATAACGATGGAGTCATCAACCTGTTAG AGAAAttcttcaaaatgaaaaaaagtgaTTGTAAGGAGGCCTTGGAGATTTATAAGAGGTTCCTGACCAGGGTGACAAAAATTGGGGAATTTATGAAGCTGGCTGAG ACAGTTGGAGTGGACAAAAATGACATCCCTGACATCAACTAT gCTCCCAGCAGTATCCTGGAGTCTCTGGAAACACACATGAATGGTCTGGAGGATGTAAAAGGTGGAAAGAAAGG TGAAGG GTCTCCAACAAAG GGGTCTCCAACAAACAATGTGTCTCCAACGTCGACTCCAGCCAAATCCTCAAATGCCGTTCCTACACTGCAGCCGCCTCCTGGGGacagtgctgctgctgccgccgctgcGCCTGAACCAGCTGAAGA TTCTTTGTTGGACCTGGATCCTCTGGCCTCCACTGGTCCCTCAGCACCATCAGGTGGAACAACATCTTGGGGAG ATCTGCTTGGATCAG ATGCCTTTGCTACACCTGCTCCTTCTACTGAGGCCACTGCTGCAGCAGAGGGTGGGGCTGCTGCTTCGTCCACGCCAGTCACTAACTCTGGAGCTG AGTCCACAGGAGGGGATgccccagctgctgctgctgctgctcctgctgctgccgctCCAGGTTCTGAGCTCATGTCAG TATTTGATGGGCTAGGCGACATAATGAAGCCCACAGTGACCCCTCAAGCGGGTGATGTTGACACCTCTATGGCTAACATGGCAAGTA ACCTCACAATGGGAACTGCAGCGGCTCCTCAGGTAGCTCCCCCCAGTTGGGGTGCACCCATG GCTGGGGCACCAGTTGCAGGAGCACCCATGATGCCcatggccaggccaggcttccCTGCTGCAGGAGTCAACCCAGGAGCACCG ATGTCTCCTGGAATGGCCCAAAGCCCTAGAAAGCCCGCACCACCAAGGAATGCTCTGGATGATCTGAATATTAAGGACTTCATGTAG
- the snap91b gene encoding clathrin coat assembly protein AP180 isoform X8: MSGQTLTDRIAAAQYQLTGSDMARAVCKATTHEVMAPKKKHLEYLVSATNTTNVNIPQMADTLFERSTNASWVVVFKALVTTHHICVHGNERFIQYLASRTSLFNLSNFIDKTGSHGYDMSTFIRRYARYLNEKAFAYRQMAFDFTRVKKGAEGVMRTMTTEKLLKGMPVLQTQIDTLLEFDVHPKELNNGIINAAFLLLFKDLVKLFASYNDGVINLLEKFFKMKKSDCKEALEIYKRFLTRVTKIGEFMKLAETVGVDKNDIPDINYAPSSILESLETHMNGLEDVKGGKKGEGSPTKGSPTNNVSPTSTPAKSSNAVPTLQPPPGDSAAAAAAAPEPAEDSLLDLDPLASTGPSAPSGGTTSWGDLLGSEMGDSMLSETPLAAEAAPSPAAAAPTPAAAEPNVSLAPPTSTPAATSPGATNMDLLGDAFATPAPSTEATAAAEGGAAASSTPVTNSGAESTGGDAPAAAAAAPAAAAPGSELMSAAPQAGAPVAGAPMMPMARPGFPAAGVNPGAPMSPGMAQSPRKPAPPRNALDDLNIKDFM; this comes from the exons ACCTGGTGTCAGCCACCAACACCACCAATGTAAACATCCCTCAGATGGCTGACACGCTGTTTGAGCGATCCACCAATGCCAGCTGGGTGGTCGTCTTCAAGGCCCTCGTCACCACTCATCACATATGCGTCCATGGCAACGAG AGGTTCATTCAGTATTTGGCTTCCAGGACCTCCTTGTTCAACCTCAGTAATTTCATTGACAAAACTGGCTCTCATG GCTATGACATGTCTACATTTATCAGGCGGTATGCACGCTACCTGAATGAGAAGGCCTTCGCTTACCGCCAAATGGCTTTTGACTTCACCAGGGTCAAGAAAGG TGCTGAGGGAGTGATGAGAACCATGACCACTGAGAAGCTGCTGAAAGGCATGCCTGTTCTGCAGACTCAGATTGACACACTCCTGGAGTTTGAT GTTCATCCGAAGGAGCTGAACAATGGGATCATCAATGCTGCCTTCTTGCTTCTTTTCAAAGATCTGGTGAAGCTGTTTGCATCCTATAACGATGGAGTCATCAACCTGTTAG AGAAAttcttcaaaatgaaaaaaagtgaTTGTAAGGAGGCCTTGGAGATTTATAAGAGGTTCCTGACCAGGGTGACAAAAATTGGGGAATTTATGAAGCTGGCTGAG ACAGTTGGAGTGGACAAAAATGACATCCCTGACATCAACTAT gCTCCCAGCAGTATCCTGGAGTCTCTGGAAACACACATGAATGGTCTGGAGGATGTAAAAGGTGGAAAGAAAGG TGAAGG GTCTCCAACAAAG GGGTCTCCAACAAACAATGTGTCTCCAACGTCGACTCCAGCCAAATCCTCAAATGCCGTTCCTACACTGCAGCCGCCTCCTGGGGacagtgctgctgctgccgccgctgcGCCTGAACCAGCTGAAGA TTCTTTGTTGGACCTGGATCCTCTGGCCTCCACTGGTCCCTCAGCACCATCAGGTGGAACAACATCTTGGGGAG ATCTGCTTGGATCAG AAATGGGTGATTCCATGCTCTCTGAAACCCCACTCGCCGCAGAGGCTGCCCCCTCCCCTGCAGCAGCAGCGCCCACTCCTGCAGCGGCAGAACCCAACGTCTCTCTAGCTCCTCCTACTAGCACACCAGCTGCCACTTCCCCTGGTGCCACCAATATGGATCTGTTGGGAG ATGCCTTTGCTACACCTGCTCCTTCTACTGAGGCCACTGCTGCAGCAGAGGGTGGGGCTGCTGCTTCGTCCACGCCAGTCACTAACTCTGGAGCTG AGTCCACAGGAGGGGATgccccagctgctgctgctgctgctcctgctgctgccgctCCAGGTTCTGAGCTCATGTCAG CGGCTCCTCAG GCTGGGGCACCAGTTGCAGGAGCACCCATGATGCCcatggccaggccaggcttccCTGCTGCAGGAGTCAACCCAGGAGCACCG ATGTCTCCTGGAATGGCCCAAAGCCCTAGAAAGCCCGCACCACCAAGGAATGCTCTGGATGATCTGAATATTAAGGACTTCATGTAG
- the snap91b gene encoding clathrin coat assembly protein AP180 isoform X6 → MSGQTLTDRIAAAQYQLTGSDMARAVCKATTHEVMAPKKKHLEYLVSATNTTNVNIPQMADTLFERSTNASWVVVFKALVTTHHICVHGNERFIQYLASRTSLFNLSNFIDKTGSHGYDMSTFIRRYARYLNEKAFAYRQMAFDFTRVKKGAEGVMRTMTTEKLLKGMPVLQTQIDTLLEFDVHPKELNNGIINAAFLLLFKDLVKLFASYNDGVINLLEKFFKMKKSDCKEALEIYKRFLTRVTKIGEFMKLAETVGVDKNDIPDINYAPSSILESLETHMNGLEDVKGGKKGEGSPTKGSPTNNVSPTSTPAKSSNAVPTLQPPPGDSAAAAAAAPEPAEDSLLDLDPLASTGPSAPSGGTTSWGDLLGSEMGDSMLSETPLAAEAAPSPAAAAPTPAAAEPNVSLAPPTSTPAATSPGATNMDLLGDAFATPAPSTEATAAAEGGAAASSTPVTNSGAESTGGDAPAAAAAAPAAAAPGSELMSAAPQVAPPSWGAPMAGAPVAGAPMMPMARPGFPAAGVNPGAPMSPGMAQSPRKPAPPRNALDDLNIKDFM, encoded by the exons ACCTGGTGTCAGCCACCAACACCACCAATGTAAACATCCCTCAGATGGCTGACACGCTGTTTGAGCGATCCACCAATGCCAGCTGGGTGGTCGTCTTCAAGGCCCTCGTCACCACTCATCACATATGCGTCCATGGCAACGAG AGGTTCATTCAGTATTTGGCTTCCAGGACCTCCTTGTTCAACCTCAGTAATTTCATTGACAAAACTGGCTCTCATG GCTATGACATGTCTACATTTATCAGGCGGTATGCACGCTACCTGAATGAGAAGGCCTTCGCTTACCGCCAAATGGCTTTTGACTTCACCAGGGTCAAGAAAGG TGCTGAGGGAGTGATGAGAACCATGACCACTGAGAAGCTGCTGAAAGGCATGCCTGTTCTGCAGACTCAGATTGACACACTCCTGGAGTTTGAT GTTCATCCGAAGGAGCTGAACAATGGGATCATCAATGCTGCCTTCTTGCTTCTTTTCAAAGATCTGGTGAAGCTGTTTGCATCCTATAACGATGGAGTCATCAACCTGTTAG AGAAAttcttcaaaatgaaaaaaagtgaTTGTAAGGAGGCCTTGGAGATTTATAAGAGGTTCCTGACCAGGGTGACAAAAATTGGGGAATTTATGAAGCTGGCTGAG ACAGTTGGAGTGGACAAAAATGACATCCCTGACATCAACTAT gCTCCCAGCAGTATCCTGGAGTCTCTGGAAACACACATGAATGGTCTGGAGGATGTAAAAGGTGGAAAGAAAGG TGAAGG GTCTCCAACAAAG GGGTCTCCAACAAACAATGTGTCTCCAACGTCGACTCCAGCCAAATCCTCAAATGCCGTTCCTACACTGCAGCCGCCTCCTGGGGacagtgctgctgctgccgccgctgcGCCTGAACCAGCTGAAGA TTCTTTGTTGGACCTGGATCCTCTGGCCTCCACTGGTCCCTCAGCACCATCAGGTGGAACAACATCTTGGGGAG ATCTGCTTGGATCAG AAATGGGTGATTCCATGCTCTCTGAAACCCCACTCGCCGCAGAGGCTGCCCCCTCCCCTGCAGCAGCAGCGCCCACTCCTGCAGCGGCAGAACCCAACGTCTCTCTAGCTCCTCCTACTAGCACACCAGCTGCCACTTCCCCTGGTGCCACCAATATGGATCTGTTGGGAG ATGCCTTTGCTACACCTGCTCCTTCTACTGAGGCCACTGCTGCAGCAGAGGGTGGGGCTGCTGCTTCGTCCACGCCAGTCACTAACTCTGGAGCTG AGTCCACAGGAGGGGATgccccagctgctgctgctgctgctcctgctgctgccgctCCAGGTTCTGAGCTCATGTCAG CGGCTCCTCAGGTAGCTCCCCCCAGTTGGGGTGCACCCATG GCTGGGGCACCAGTTGCAGGAGCACCCATGATGCCcatggccaggccaggcttccCTGCTGCAGGAGTCAACCCAGGAGCACCG ATGTCTCCTGGAATGGCCCAAAGCCCTAGAAAGCCCGCACCACCAAGGAATGCTCTGGATGATCTGAATATTAAGGACTTCATGTAG
- the snap91b gene encoding clathrin coat assembly protein AP180 isoform X7 — protein sequence MSGQTLTDRIAAAQYQLTGSDMARAVCKATTHEVMAPKKKHLEYLVSATNTTNVNIPQMADTLFERSTNASWVVVFKALVTTHHICVHGNERFIQYLASRTSLFNLSNFIDKTGSHGYDMSTFIRRYARYLNEKAFAYRQMAFDFTRVKKGAEGVMRTMTTEKLLKGMPVLQTQIDTLLEFDVHPKELNNGIINAAFLLLFKDLVKLFASYNDGVINLLEKFFKMKKSDCKEALEIYKRFLTRVTKIGEFMKLAETVGVDKNDIPDINYAPSSILESLETHMNGLEDVKGGKKGEGSPTKGSPTNNVSPTSTPAKSSNAVPTLQPPPGDSAAAAAAAPEPAEDSLLDLDPLASTGPSAPSGGTTSWGDLLGSEMGDSMLSETPLAAEAAPSPAAAAPTPAAAEPNVSLAPPTSTPAATSPGATNMDLLGDAFATPAPSTEATAAAEGGAAASSTPVTNSGAESTGGDAPAAAAAAPAAAAPGSELMSDLTMGTAAAPQAGAPVAGAPMMPMARPGFPAAGVNPGAPMSPGMAQSPRKPAPPRNALDDLNIKDFM from the exons ACCTGGTGTCAGCCACCAACACCACCAATGTAAACATCCCTCAGATGGCTGACACGCTGTTTGAGCGATCCACCAATGCCAGCTGGGTGGTCGTCTTCAAGGCCCTCGTCACCACTCATCACATATGCGTCCATGGCAACGAG AGGTTCATTCAGTATTTGGCTTCCAGGACCTCCTTGTTCAACCTCAGTAATTTCATTGACAAAACTGGCTCTCATG GCTATGACATGTCTACATTTATCAGGCGGTATGCACGCTACCTGAATGAGAAGGCCTTCGCTTACCGCCAAATGGCTTTTGACTTCACCAGGGTCAAGAAAGG TGCTGAGGGAGTGATGAGAACCATGACCACTGAGAAGCTGCTGAAAGGCATGCCTGTTCTGCAGACTCAGATTGACACACTCCTGGAGTTTGAT GTTCATCCGAAGGAGCTGAACAATGGGATCATCAATGCTGCCTTCTTGCTTCTTTTCAAAGATCTGGTGAAGCTGTTTGCATCCTATAACGATGGAGTCATCAACCTGTTAG AGAAAttcttcaaaatgaaaaaaagtgaTTGTAAGGAGGCCTTGGAGATTTATAAGAGGTTCCTGACCAGGGTGACAAAAATTGGGGAATTTATGAAGCTGGCTGAG ACAGTTGGAGTGGACAAAAATGACATCCCTGACATCAACTAT gCTCCCAGCAGTATCCTGGAGTCTCTGGAAACACACATGAATGGTCTGGAGGATGTAAAAGGTGGAAAGAAAGG TGAAGG GTCTCCAACAAAG GGGTCTCCAACAAACAATGTGTCTCCAACGTCGACTCCAGCCAAATCCTCAAATGCCGTTCCTACACTGCAGCCGCCTCCTGGGGacagtgctgctgctgccgccgctgcGCCTGAACCAGCTGAAGA TTCTTTGTTGGACCTGGATCCTCTGGCCTCCACTGGTCCCTCAGCACCATCAGGTGGAACAACATCTTGGGGAG ATCTGCTTGGATCAG AAATGGGTGATTCCATGCTCTCTGAAACCCCACTCGCCGCAGAGGCTGCCCCCTCCCCTGCAGCAGCAGCGCCCACTCCTGCAGCGGCAGAACCCAACGTCTCTCTAGCTCCTCCTACTAGCACACCAGCTGCCACTTCCCCTGGTGCCACCAATATGGATCTGTTGGGAG ATGCCTTTGCTACACCTGCTCCTTCTACTGAGGCCACTGCTGCAGCAGAGGGTGGGGCTGCTGCTTCGTCCACGCCAGTCACTAACTCTGGAGCTG AGTCCACAGGAGGGGATgccccagctgctgctgctgctgctcctgctgctgccgctCCAGGTTCTGAGCTCATGTCAG ACCTCACAATGGGAACTGCAGCGGCTCCTCAG GCTGGGGCACCAGTTGCAGGAGCACCCATGATGCCcatggccaggccaggcttccCTGCTGCAGGAGTCAACCCAGGAGCACCG ATGTCTCCTGGAATGGCCCAAAGCCCTAGAAAGCCCGCACCACCAAGGAATGCTCTGGATGATCTGAATATTAAGGACTTCATGTAG